One part of the Musa acuminata AAA Group cultivar baxijiao chromosome BXJ1-5, Cavendish_Baxijiao_AAA, whole genome shotgun sequence genome encodes these proteins:
- the LOC103985219 gene encoding DNA mismatch repair protein MLH1 isoform X6, with protein MATASDCWQSEDLPILCERHTTSKLSAYEDLQSIKSMGFRGEALASMTYVGHVTVTTITEGQLHGYRVSYRDGVMEHEPKPCAAVRGTQIMVENLFYNMIARRKTLQNANDDYAKIVDLISRFAIHNSSVSFSCRKHGVNRADVHTVTTLSKLDAIKTIYGISVARDLMEITVSDDNPSRSIFEMNGFISNANYTAKKTTMVLFINDRLVECTSLKRAVEVVYSSTLPKASRPFIYMSIKLPSEHVDVNIHPTKREVSLLNQESLIETIQNAVESKLMTCNTTRTFQTQTVSCAPASNFTARKDTEISPSVSGTKSQKVPVNQMVRTDSRDPFGRLHAYWQDCPASQHEKKSELASVRIAVRQRRNPRESADLTSIHELLNEIDQNIHPGLLEIVKNCTYIGLADEVFALLQHNTHLYLVNVVNVSKELMFQQVIRRFAHFNAIQLSEPAPLPELLILALKDEDLESGGDNDDELRKKIAELYVAFCLACQMNTELLKQKREMLEEYFCININQEGNLTRLPVILEQHTPDMDHIPEFLLSLANDVDWENEKECFQAISAVLGNFYAMHPPVLPNPAGDGIEFYKKINGKAASIDDAGNELTGTDDHGQDDLDQELLAEAETAWAQREWNIQHVLFPSMRLFLKPPKSMATDGTFVQVASLEKLYKIFERC; from the exons ATGGCCACGGCATCCGA TTGCTGGCAGTCTGAAGATCTTCCAATACTATGTGAAAGACACACCACGTCGAAATTATCTGCCTATGAGGACCTCCAGTCAATTAAATCCATGGGTTTTAGAGGAGAAGCTTTGGCCAGCATGACTTATGTTGGTCATGTGACAGTGACAACTATAACTGAGGGCCAGCTGCATGGTTATAG GGTTTCCTATAGAGATGGAGTAATGGAGCACGAACCCAAACCCTGTGCTGCAGTAAGAGGAACTCAGATAATG GTTGAGAACCTCTTCTATAATATGATTGCTCGTAGAAAAACTTTGCAGAATGCCAACGATGATTATGCAAAGATTGTTGACCTAATTAGTCGGTTTGCAATCCATAACAGCAGTGTGAGCTTTTCCTGCAGAAAG CATGGTGTTAATAGAGCAGATGTTCACACTGTTACTACTTTGTCAAAGCTTGATGCCATCAAAACCATATATGGCATTTCTGTTGCTCGTGATCTGATGGAGATAACTGTTTCGGATGACAATCCTTCTCGATCAATATTTGagatgaatggttttatttcaaaTGCAAATTACACAGCAAAGAAAACTACTATGGTTCTTTTCATAAATG ACAGGCTGGTTGAATGCACTTCCTTGAAGAGAGCTGTAGAAGTTGTATACTCATCAACTCTGCCAAAGGCATCTAGACCTTTCATTTATATGTCAATTAAACTTCCATCTGAGCATGTAGATGTGAATATCCATCCCACCAAAAGAGAG GTGAGCCTTTTGAATCAAGAGAGTCTTATTGAAACTATACAGAATGCCGTGGAGTCCAAATTGATGACTTGTAACACCACAAGGACATTCCAAACTCAG ACTGTAAGCTGTGCACCAGCAAGTAACTTTACTGCAAGAAAGGACACTGAGATCAGTCCTTCCGTTTCTG GGACAAAATCCCAGAAAGTGCCAGTAAATCAAATGGTTAGAACAGATTCTCGTGATCCTTTTGGTAGGTTGCATGCCTACTGGCAAGATTGTCCTGCTTCCCAGCATGAAAAGAAATCAGAGCTGGCTTCTGTTAG AATTGCTGTAAGGCAAAGGAGGAACCCAAGGGAATCTGCAGATCTCACCAGCATCCATGAGCTTCTTAATGAAATCGATCAAAACATTCATCCAG GTCTCTTGGAAATTGTCAAAAATTGCACATATATTGGACTTGCTGATGAAGTTTTTGCACTACTTCAACATAATACTCATCTGTACCTTGTGAATGTGGTGAATGTTAG CAAAGAACTTATGTTTCAACAAGTCATACGCCGCTTTGCCCATTTCAATGCCATCCAACTTAGTGAGCCAGCACCTTTACCAGAATTGTTAATTTTGGCATTAAAAGATGAAGACTTAGAATCTGGAGGTGACAATGATGATGAATTGAGAAAGAAGATAGCAGAG CTTTATGTTGCTTTCTGCCTTGCGTGTCAGATGAATACCGAGTTACTTAAACAAAAGCGTGAGATGCTTGAAGAGTATTTCTGCATAAATATAAATCAAGAGGGGAATTTGACGAGACTACCCGTGATACTTGAGCAGCATACTCCTGATATGGACCACATTCCAGAATTCTTGTTGAGTTTGGCTAATGAT GTTGATTGGGAGAATGAGAAAGAATGCTTCCAGGCAATATCTGCAGTTCTCGGTAACTTCTATGCCATGCATCCTCCTGTCCTGCCTAATCCAGCAGGTGATGGGATTGAATTCTACAAGAAAATTAACGGCAAAGCTGCGTCTATTGATGATGCAGGCAATGAGTTGACTGGCACTG atgatcatggacaagATGATCTTGACCAGGAGCTACTGGCTGAGGCAGAAACTGCCTGGGCCCAGCGTGAGTGGAACATTCAGCACGTATTATTCCCATCTATGAGACTGTTTCTCAAACCACCAAAATCAATGGCTACAGATGGAACTTTTGTTCAG GTTGCTTCTCTAGAGAAGCTctacaaaatctttgaaaggtgtTAG
- the LOC103985219 gene encoding DNA mismatch repair protein MLH1 isoform X3 produces the protein MEVREPDVATVAMGEPVAAGAACVAEPPRIRRLDESVVNRIAAGEVIQRPVSAVKELVENSLDAGSTSISVVVKDGGLKLIQVSDNGHGIRSEDLPILCERHTTSKLSAYEDLQSIKSMGFRGEALASMTYVGHVTVTTITEGQLHGYRVSYRDGVMEHEPKPCAAVRGTQIMVENLFYNMIARRKTLQNANDDYAKIVDLISRFAIHNSSVSFSCRKHGVNRADVHTVTTLSKLDAIKTIYGISVARDLMEITVSDDNPSRSIFEMNGFISNANYTAKKTTMVLFINDRLVECTSLKRAVEVVYSSTLPKASRPFIYMSIKLPSEHVDVNIHPTKREVSLLNQESLIETIQNAVESKLMTCNTTRTFQTQTVSCAPASNFTARKDTEISPSVSGTKSQKVPVNQMVRTDSRDPFGRLHAYWQDCPASQHEKKSELASVRIAVRQRRNPRESADLTSIHELLNEIDQNIHPGLLEIVKNCTYIGLADEVFALLQHNTHLYLVNVVNVSKELMFQQVIRRFAHFNAIQLSEPAPLPELLILALKDEDLESGGDNDDELRKKIAELYVAFCLACQMNTELLKQKREMLEEYFCININQEGNLTRLPVILEQHTPDMDHIPEFLLSLANDVDWENEKECFQAISAVLGNFYAMHPPVLPNPAGDGIEFYKKINGKAASIDDAGNELTGTDDHGQDDLDQELLAEAETAWAQREWNIQHVLFPSMRLFLKPPKSMATDGTFVQAPWRLR, from the exons ATGGAGGTCCGAGAACCGGACGTCGCGACGGTGGCGATGGGCGAGCCCGTCGCGGCGGGGGCCGCCTGCGTGGCCGAGCCGCCTCGGATCCGGCGGCTTGACGAGTCAGTGGTTAACCGGATTGCGGCTGGGGAGGTCATCCAGCGGCCGGTCTCGGCGGTGAAGGAGCTCGTGGAGAACAGCCTCGACGCAGGCTCCACCTCCATCTCCGTTGTCGTCAAGGACGGCGGCCTCAAGCTCATCCAGGTCTCTGATAATGGCCACGGCATCCGA TCTGAAGATCTTCCAATACTATGTGAAAGACACACCACGTCGAAATTATCTGCCTATGAGGACCTCCAGTCAATTAAATCCATGGGTTTTAGAGGAGAAGCTTTGGCCAGCATGACTTATGTTGGTCATGTGACAGTGACAACTATAACTGAGGGCCAGCTGCATGGTTATAG GGTTTCCTATAGAGATGGAGTAATGGAGCACGAACCCAAACCCTGTGCTGCAGTAAGAGGAACTCAGATAATG GTTGAGAACCTCTTCTATAATATGATTGCTCGTAGAAAAACTTTGCAGAATGCCAACGATGATTATGCAAAGATTGTTGACCTAATTAGTCGGTTTGCAATCCATAACAGCAGTGTGAGCTTTTCCTGCAGAAAG CATGGTGTTAATAGAGCAGATGTTCACACTGTTACTACTTTGTCAAAGCTTGATGCCATCAAAACCATATATGGCATTTCTGTTGCTCGTGATCTGATGGAGATAACTGTTTCGGATGACAATCCTTCTCGATCAATATTTGagatgaatggttttatttcaaaTGCAAATTACACAGCAAAGAAAACTACTATGGTTCTTTTCATAAATG ACAGGCTGGTTGAATGCACTTCCTTGAAGAGAGCTGTAGAAGTTGTATACTCATCAACTCTGCCAAAGGCATCTAGACCTTTCATTTATATGTCAATTAAACTTCCATCTGAGCATGTAGATGTGAATATCCATCCCACCAAAAGAGAG GTGAGCCTTTTGAATCAAGAGAGTCTTATTGAAACTATACAGAATGCCGTGGAGTCCAAATTGATGACTTGTAACACCACAAGGACATTCCAAACTCAG ACTGTAAGCTGTGCACCAGCAAGTAACTTTACTGCAAGAAAGGACACTGAGATCAGTCCTTCCGTTTCTG GGACAAAATCCCAGAAAGTGCCAGTAAATCAAATGGTTAGAACAGATTCTCGTGATCCTTTTGGTAGGTTGCATGCCTACTGGCAAGATTGTCCTGCTTCCCAGCATGAAAAGAAATCAGAGCTGGCTTCTGTTAG AATTGCTGTAAGGCAAAGGAGGAACCCAAGGGAATCTGCAGATCTCACCAGCATCCATGAGCTTCTTAATGAAATCGATCAAAACATTCATCCAG GTCTCTTGGAAATTGTCAAAAATTGCACATATATTGGACTTGCTGATGAAGTTTTTGCACTACTTCAACATAATACTCATCTGTACCTTGTGAATGTGGTGAATGTTAG CAAAGAACTTATGTTTCAACAAGTCATACGCCGCTTTGCCCATTTCAATGCCATCCAACTTAGTGAGCCAGCACCTTTACCAGAATTGTTAATTTTGGCATTAAAAGATGAAGACTTAGAATCTGGAGGTGACAATGATGATGAATTGAGAAAGAAGATAGCAGAG CTTTATGTTGCTTTCTGCCTTGCGTGTCAGATGAATACCGAGTTACTTAAACAAAAGCGTGAGATGCTTGAAGAGTATTTCTGCATAAATATAAATCAAGAGGGGAATTTGACGAGACTACCCGTGATACTTGAGCAGCATACTCCTGATATGGACCACATTCCAGAATTCTTGTTGAGTTTGGCTAATGAT GTTGATTGGGAGAATGAGAAAGAATGCTTCCAGGCAATATCTGCAGTTCTCGGTAACTTCTATGCCATGCATCCTCCTGTCCTGCCTAATCCAGCAGGTGATGGGATTGAATTCTACAAGAAAATTAACGGCAAAGCTGCGTCTATTGATGATGCAGGCAATGAGTTGACTGGCACTG atgatcatggacaagATGATCTTGACCAGGAGCTACTGGCTGAGGCAGAAACTGCCTGGGCCCAGCGTGAGTGGAACATTCAGCACGTATTATTCCCATCTATGAGACTGTTTCTCAAACCACCAAAATCAATGGCTACAGATGGAACTTTTGTTCAG